A part of Carassius carassius chromosome 4, fCarCar2.1, whole genome shotgun sequence genomic DNA contains:
- the LOC132133810 gene encoding RING finger protein 224-like: MDGPASGTVEPQETDGTQNRAKDEVDRVSHVSEAPVEGDVVETGAQTSRDSRKLDCIICYSAYNLGERLPRKLYCGHTFCQACLKRLDTLINEQTWIPCPQCRQNTPLPRSGATGLDLDLAAFLGVKAEVENQRTYSQQAPLETKPSFIKQPITDQPPSAWANVAVAERRLHRNHCCKHCLLCCWWC; the protein is encoded by the exons ATGGATGGACCTGCAAGCGGAACGGTAGAACCTCAAGAGACCGATGGCACACAGAACCGAGCCAAGGATGAAGTGGACAG GGTCTCGCATGTGTCCGAGGCTCCTGTGGAAGGGGATGTTGTGGAGACTGGAGCACAGACCTCCAGGGACAGCCGGAAACTGGACTGCATCATCTGCTACAGTGCGTATAATCTGGGAGAGAGACTCCCGCGCAAACTCTACTGTGGTCACACGTTCTGCCAGGCCTGTCTGAAGCGGCTGGACACCCTCATCAATGAGCAG ACGTGGATCCCGTGTCCACAGTGCCGGCAGAACACTCCTCTACCTCGCAGCGGTGCCACTGGACTAGACCTAGACCTGGCAGCATTTCTGGGTGTTAAAGCTGAAGTGGAAAACCAGCGAACCTACAGCCAGCAAGCACCGCTTGAGACCAAGCCCTCCTTTATAAAGCAGCCAATCACAGATCAACCACCCTCAGCCTGGGCCAATGTGGCAGTAGCAGAACGTCGCCTCCACAGAAACCATTGTTGCAAGCACTGCCTGCTCTGCTGCTGGTGGTGCTAG